GTTCGTTGAAGTTCTTGTTCCGCGTCGTCTTGTAGTCGTAGCTGCGGGGGTAGCGGAGCTTCTGCCAAATGAAGCCGTCGCGGCCGTGGCTATTGAGCGACTGAACGAAATATCCGTCGTCGGCGCTGAAGGTCGCCGGATCGAGGTGACCGTGGCTGGCGGCGTGGGCCGCATCGCCTTCGGCCGCATCGCCTTCGGCCGCATGCTCGGCGTCGTGACCGGCGGCGCCTTCCGGCATCGTCGCCGTCCGCTGCGAGGCTTCGGCATCGACAATCGCTTGGGCGTCGTGCGTCGGGTTCTGCGGATTGATGCCGTGTGTTTCGAGGAACTTGTGAATGTTCTCGAACGCCAGCTTCGACGTTTCCTTGCGGCCCCAGTCGGCGAGCGCGGTACCGATCGGCTTCGCGTCTTCGAAGCCGGGGATGTCGTGGCAGCCGAAGCAACCGTACTTGCCGATCGTGCTACGGGCGACGAACTCCAGCTGCCGCTCCGTGCGGTTCTGGTCGTTCAAGCCGATCAGCAGTCGTTCGTTGGTCTTCAGCTTGGCCCGTTGCGATTCGGCAAACCCTTCGCCTTCGAGATACTTGCGAGCGCGGGCCTTCGGAATCGCATCGCTGGTAAGCCACAGCTGCGCGAGGTCGACAAGGTCGTTCTTTTCTTCGTCCGTCCACTGGCCAGCGGCGGGAACGTCGTGCGGCTGCCAATCGGTCGGTACGCTCAGCAAGAACGCGGTCACGTCGGCGGCGGGGTCGCTGACGACGCCGGTCGGCTGATTCTGGGCGTTCTTCTCGACGATCTTGTCGAGGTAAAGCTGCGGCATCACTGTGCGGGCGTGGTAGCGGTTCGGCTCCTTCACCCACGAGTACAGCCAGCGGCGGCCCTTCTCGGTGTTTAGCTTGGCGCCGAGCCGCGACAAGTTCGGCCCTTGCGTCGAAGCAATGCCGGGGAATTCGTCATGCGAGTGGCACGCCAGGCAGCCGCGCGATTCGAAGACCCACTTGCCGCGCTCGGCGGACGGTTCTTCGGTGATTCCCTCAGGGGGCGAAAGGTATTGGAACTCGTCGCTCGCGTTCAGCAGGTACTCGGTGATCGCGCGGATTTCGATCGCTTCGAAACGCTCGCTGTCGGCCAACTGAGCAGCGTCGCTCACTTCGCTCAGATGCTCGTACAGCCCGAAGAACTGCGGCATCTTCGTCGATGGACGGAAGTCGGCCGGCTTGCGGACCCAGCTGTAGAGCCAGTCGTAGTCAACCTTCGACTTGATGTAGCGGAGGCTCGGCCCGACCTTGCGGTACTCGCCGGGGATCTCGACGTCTTTCAGCAACGTGGAAAGTCGCTGCAGATCAGCGCTGGCCTGCTGCTGTTCGGGGGTCTGCTCGTCCGCCCCTTCCGCGTCTTCGCCCGGCGGCGTCGGCTTCGCGGCGATCGAACTGAGCAGCTGCAAACGAATTTCGTTGTTGCTCGGTTGGAATCGCAGCTGTTGGGCCAGCTCGCGCTGACCATCCGAGAGATTCTTGCTCCGCAGAACCGCGGCGGCGACTTCGGCGTAGTTCGGCTCCAACCGCACGTCGGGACCGACGCTCGCGGTCGGGCTGTCCCAGCCGTTCACTTCGTGGCAGCCGAAGCAGCCGAATTCCTCGACCAGCGACCAACCTTCGACGAGCTTCGGCGCCGGCGGTTCGGGGAACTCTTGGCTCGGCTCCAGCGAGCCTTTGTCGTGATGGCACTTCAGGCAGTTGCTCTCGACGAAGCGGGCCGGCTTCATCGGGAAGATCCAGTGATGATTGTCGAACCAACCGTACTCCTGGGCCCAGCGATTCTGCTCCTTAGCATCGTTCGGAGTGTGCGAGGTCCAGGGGAACGACGTACCACTTCCTTGGCCGTCGTGGCAGACGGTGCAGCCAACGTCTTTCAGCGGATGCGGGCTGGTGTCGGTGAGGAACAGGTCGAGCCGCGGATGGCTGGTGAACGGGTGGTTCAACCCGCGCCGTATCGCGATCGTCACCGGCTTGTTCCAATCGACCATCGTCAGCAGCCGTTCGTCGGCCTCGGCCGGGCTGTAGACCCGCGAGTTGGCGATCGACTCAAGCACGTCGCCCGACTCGATCCCCGCCTTCGCGGCGGCTGATTCCGGCATGACGAAATGAACCGTGACGTCGCCGTCGTTGATGATGCCGGTCGGCGATAGCTGCATGCCGTAGGCTTCGAGCAGCGTCGTCCCTGCGAGAGGCTGAGTCTCCGGCGTCATCATCTGCACCGTGAGGTTACGCAGCTCTTCAGGCAGCGTCGGGTACATCGGGTCGCTGGCCGTGCCGGGCGCCGTCTTCGCGATGCCGCGGTGGCAGGTGATGCAGCGATCAAACCGCGCGACTTGCGAGAAGTTGTAGTTGATCGTCAGATCGGGAAGCCAATTCTGCTCGATCTTCACGTTGCCGCTGTAGAGCGCGTTGAGAATCGGCAGCCGAGTGAACCATTCGCCGGCGTTCGACGTGTTGAGCGCCACCTGCTCGTCGAGGCGCGAAAGCTCGGTCTTCATCGCGTCGAGCTCTTTCGCCGCGACGACCTTCTCGGCGCCGACCTCGGAGACGACTTGCTCGAGGCTCATCCGATACTCTTTGGCGGCGGCGATGCCGGCCGTCAGCTCGGCGATGCGAGCGTCAAGATCGTCAACCTTGGCCTGCAGATCCGCAATCGCCTGTTCATCGCTGCTGTGGCCGATCTTGATACCGAGCTCGCTCACCTTGGCGGTCCGCTCGCCGTTGAGCGACTTCTTGCGGGCGACGAGCGTGTTTTCGCGGAAGCGGGCGGCGCGGATAAAATCGTTGAACTGACCCAAGACCTTGCCGCGGGCGACGACCGCTTTGTCTTGCGCGGCCCACAATTCCGCCTGCGCGGCTTTGATCTCAGCGGTGAGCGTTTGCTCCTTGTCAGTGAGTTCGGCGGCAGCCTGCGCGGCGGCTTCGGCTTCCTCGGGCTTCGCCGCCGGAGCGGCGGCCCGTTCAGCCGCTTGCTTCTTCACCGCGTCGAGATCGGCCTTCGCCTTCACGAGTTTCGCCTGAGCGTCGGCGACGCCGGGCGCGGTTGCGACGAGGTCTGCGTAAGCTTTTTCAAGGCCGTCGAACTGCGGCTCGGCTTTCGCGGCTGCTTCCTCTTGGAAGGCGACTAGCGTGATCTCCGCCCGGGGAGCGGCGTTCACGGAATCGTTCGAAGCCGGCTTCTTTTCGCTTGCGGCCGGGTTGGTCTTGAGGCGTTGGTCTTCTTCGTCGACGAGCGATTCGAACTGATCGATAAAATTCCGCGGAATCGGCTGGCTGTCGTAGTTCCGCAGTTCGTCCTCGTACGCGTTCATCTCCTTGGCGTACTGCTCGGCGATCGCGTCGCGGCGCGACTCGATCATCCAAGCGTCTTTCTTCCGGTCTTTGAGCGTCCAATCCTTCCACTCGCGATTGTGATCGCGGGCCATCAGCATCACCGTGGCGATGGCCATCACGATGGCGCTCGCGCCAAAGATGACGTGCATCGTCCGTTGATTGCGCCAAGTTTGTTCCGTCGCGGGCATAGGAAGAAAGCTTTCAGCTATCAGCTTTCAGCGGTCAGCCAGAAGTCGAATCAGCCGACATGCCATTTCCTGTGGCTGACCGCTGATCGCTGACTGCTGACCGCTGCGTGCTAAAAATTCAGGAAGTACTCCGGAATCGCAATGATGTATTTCAAGTTAAAGACCCAACGCAGGACCATCTTGATCGGGAGCGACGCCATGAAGAGCATCAGGTTCGCCATCAACATAAAGCGGATGAGGCCCATCCGTTGGTAATACTTACGGAACACAGTGAGCGCCATGATTGGCGGCAGGGCGATGAAGTAGAAAAGCACCAACAGCGTGCCAAGAATTTCACGGCCAAAGACGACCCCGAAAAACTGGCCCACAGGCTGAAGCCAATGCAGCCACGATGGTAGGTATGCAGGAACGAAGGCCATTTCTGGCTTGGCTGGCAGCGGGCGATCGAGCCACTGCTCCCAGAAAATCTGGGACAGGTTGACGTTGTTCAGCGCCTCGACCTTGTGCGAATCCCAGAATTCGTACGGCCCGAAGAAGTTCCAGTTGGGGCCACGTAGCAACGTGCCGAGCACGATCAGCGTGACCCACATCACCAGGAACCCGAACTGGAAGATCACGTAGGCGAACTTCCGTTGGTTGATCGTGTAGTAGCCGTTGCCCGCCTTGTTGAAGTCGATATACGGGATCGCCATCAGGCCGACGACGATCATGCTCGGCAGCACGACGCCCGCCATCCAGGGATCGAAGTAGACGAGCATTTCCTGCAAGCCGAGGAAGTACCACGGGGCCTTCGACGGATTCGGCGTCTTCACGCTGCTGGCCGGCTCTTCGAGCGGCGCGGGGAGCGCGATCGCCCAGAAGATGAGGAAGGCCGTCAGGCCGATCATGCAGATTAGTTCGGTGTACACGAGGTCGGGCCAAACGAGCACTTTCTCGTTGTCGAGCGCCTCAAGCGGAGCCTCGCCGCGAGCGATGCGATCGTCGTTGATCACCGCCCGGTAGGTCGCCAGCCAAGTGAAATAGGCCAACAACAACACGAGCATCACGATCGGCACGTTGTCGGGCTTCGCGATGATTTCGTAAAAGTCGCGGTCGGGCATCGACAGCCCGAGGAGCAGCAGCATCAGGTTCCAGACAATCCAGGCGACCGTCGGCTGGACGAAGAACCGCCGGCAAAAGAACAAGATGCTGAGCAGCACCACGGTGCCGACGCTGTAAACGACCGGGCCAGTGCTGCGGTTGATCGCCTCGCGAACCGACTCCGGCAACGAAGGCATCCAGGCGCCGTGGCCGCTCCAGGCCAGAGGAGCGAGGATCACAAAAATGAAACCAAGCAACAGCCAGACGATCGCACTGGTGAACGGAAACGTCTGCTCGCCGGCACGAATATTGTACCACGTCTTCGCCGTCCCCGATTGCCACAGGTACAAGGCGGCGACGCCGTTCATCAGCGCAAGCACGAGGTAATATGGCCCCAAGAAGGAGGCGACCATATTCAGGAACTGCGCGTCTGTGAGTCCGTGAGTCATGGACGGGAGTGGTCAGGGTTCAGGGTTCGGGGTTCAGGATGAAGACGAGGGAGCAGGCGTGAACCGGCGAGCTTCTGGGGGTAGTTGCATCTCCAGTTTTCGCTCCAGGCCGTTCAGCATCCTGATGCACTCGTGGTACCTACTCCGAAAAACTTCGAACGCTTCTTCTGTCAAATACTTCTTTCGCTTCGCCATGAACAGGTGATGTATCGTCTCAGCCGCTTCTCCGCGTGCTCGATTCGTACCTTCGATCTTGTTCTTCAGGTGCCGATCGCTGTGTTTTTCCGCGAGTTGGGCTGGGGCGCTATTCGACGACCGCCGCACTTGCGACGCGAGTTCAAAGCGTTCTTCCGCAGGCCAAGTTCTGGTT
This sequence is a window from Lacipirellula parvula. Protein-coding genes within it:
- a CDS encoding c-type cytochrome, which codes for MPATEQTWRNQRTMHVIFGASAIVMAIATVMLMARDHNREWKDWTLKDRKKDAWMIESRRDAIAEQYAKEMNAYEDELRNYDSQPIPRNFIDQFESLVDEEDQRLKTNPAASEKKPASNDSVNAAPRAEITLVAFQEEAAAKAEPQFDGLEKAYADLVATAPGVADAQAKLVKAKADLDAVKKQAAERAAAPAAKPEEAEAAAQAAAELTDKEQTLTAEIKAAQAELWAAQDKAVVARGKVLGQFNDFIRAARFRENTLVARKKSLNGERTAKVSELGIKIGHSSDEQAIADLQAKVDDLDARIAELTAGIAAAKEYRMSLEQVVSEVGAEKVVAAKELDAMKTELSRLDEQVALNTSNAGEWFTRLPILNALYSGNVKIEQNWLPDLTINYNFSQVARFDRCITCHRGIAKTAPGTASDPMYPTLPEELRNLTVQMMTPETQPLAGTTLLEAYGMQLSPTGIINDGDVTVHFVMPESAAAKAGIESGDVLESIANSRVYSPAEADERLLTMVDWNKPVTIAIRRGLNHPFTSHPRLDLFLTDTSPHPLKDVGCTVCHDGQGSGTSFPWTSHTPNDAKEQNRWAQEYGWFDNHHWIFPMKPARFVESNCLKCHHDKGSLEPSQEFPEPPAPKLVEGWSLVEEFGCFGCHEVNGWDSPTASVGPDVRLEPNYAEVAAAVLRSKNLSDGQRELAQQLRFQPSNNEIRLQLLSSIAAKPTPPGEDAEGADEQTPEQQQASADLQRLSTLLKDVEIPGEYRKVGPSLRYIKSKVDYDWLYSWVRKPADFRPSTKMPQFFGLYEHLSEVSDAAQLADSERFEAIEIRAITEYLLNASDEFQYLSPPEGITEEPSAERGKWVFESRGCLACHSHDEFPGIASTQGPNLSRLGAKLNTEKGRRWLYSWVKEPNRYHARTVMPQLYLDKIVEKNAQNQPTGVVSDPAADVTAFLLSVPTDWQPHDVPAAGQWTDEEKNDLVDLAQLWLTSDAIPKARARKYLEGEGFAESQRAKLKTNERLLIGLNDQNRTERQLEFVARSTIGKYGCFGCHDIPGFEDAKPIGTALADWGRKETSKLAFENIHKFLETHGINPQNPTHDAQAIVDAEASQRTATMPEGAAGHDAEHAAEGDAAEGDAAHAASHGHLDPATFSADDGYFVQSLNSHGRDGFIWQKLRYPRSYDYKTTRNKNFNERLRMPKFPFNDQQREAIIMFVLGLVKEPPATKFLFNPNDRQRAIVYGRQVLERFNCGGCHTLKMEQWVFNYGSDTFEDASEVVDFPFLDPKFSQQQVAASLAKDFRGLMHANIAGQPVFDEETGEPTWVDEDRQPITAEEVLEAEREDGETIPVFYRFGLWANELINGQPRLRGIDELLIPADRAKYGPANGNAYPAWGGDLARYLFPKVIERAKETNPQVNGREAWGWLPPPLMDEGKKVQTDWLHGFLMDPSAIRPAVVMRMPNFHMSSEEAEKLVNYFAAMSDAKYPYEYKQQQRASYLTNLNAAGGDPLGEAMTIVTNGNYCVKCHAVADFAPQGDPNTFGPNLADAQRRLRPEFTRNWIANPARILPYTGMPVNIPYRPDDPHLGGVAQDLYHGTSIQQLNGLVDLLMNFDAYARRNTSVSSLVEQAVAAQAASGANSPPANGGTAADASGESTP
- a CDS encoding four helix bundle protein, which gives rise to MPEYLRIEDLLVYQKLCDLHLDVCELTRTWPAEERFELASQVRRSSNSAPAQLAEKHSDRHLKNKIEGTNRARGEAAETIHHLFMAKRKKYLTEEAFEVFRSRYHECIRMLNGLERKLEMQLPPEARRFTPAPSSSS